A stretch of Clostridium formicaceticum DNA encodes these proteins:
- the trmD gene encoding tRNA (guanosine(37)-N1)-methyltransferase TrmD, which translates to MIIKVLTLFPEMFQGPLNVSIIKNAQEKGLLDIEYVNIRDFTSNKHKKVDDYPYGGGAGMVMTPQPLFDCYENTIKNLHSTSKPRTIYCSPKGKTFSQQMAIEMAKEKELVFICGHYEGIDQRVIDELVTDEVSIGDFVLTGGELPVAVMIDTIARLIPGVLGQKESFQEESFYSGLLEYPHYTRPKKFRNLEVPSVLFSGNHREIEGWRRRKSLEITLDRRPDLIKKAELTEEDIRIIEILKNHGD; encoded by the coding sequence ATGATTATAAAAGTTTTGACTTTATTTCCTGAAATGTTTCAAGGTCCTTTAAATGTAAGCATCATAAAAAACGCACAGGAAAAAGGTTTGTTAGATATAGAATATGTGAATATAAGAGACTTTACCAGTAATAAGCATAAAAAAGTAGATGACTATCCCTATGGCGGTGGTGCTGGCATGGTGATGACTCCCCAACCTCTATTTGATTGTTATGAGAATACGATAAAAAATCTTCATAGCACTTCAAAACCTAGAACCATCTACTGTTCTCCCAAGGGAAAAACCTTTAGCCAACAGATGGCGATAGAGATGGCTAAGGAAAAAGAGTTGGTTTTTATTTGTGGTCATTATGAAGGCATTGATCAAAGGGTCATTGACGAATTAGTAACGGATGAGGTTTCTATTGGAGACTTTGTATTGACTGGAGGAGAACTACCTGTTGCTGTTATGATTGATACCATAGCTAGGTTGATACCAGGGGTGCTAGGTCAAAAGGAAAGTTTTCAAGAAGAATCATTTTATTCAGGTTTGTTGGAATATCCTCATTATACCCGTCCTAAAAAATTCAGAAATTTAGAAGTACCTTCAGTATTATTTTCAGGGAATCATAGGGAGATTGAAGGATGGAGAAGGAGAAAATCTTTAGAAATTACCCTTGATCGAAGACCTGATTTAATAAAAAAAGCAGAGCTTACTGAAGAAGATATAAGAATAATAGAAATTTTAAAAAATCATGGAGATTAA
- a CDS encoding elongator complex protein 3 — translation MSKKNYIIPIFIPHQGCPHDCSFCNQKKIAGEIEDVTEKEVYQLIDDYLNLFPKDAANKEVAFYGGSFTGIPIRKQLELLKPAFKMKKKGCIHAIRVSTRPDYIDKDRLDLLKSYGVSAIELGVQSTDDEILALNRRGHKREDVFYAAELIKGYGFRLGLQMMVGLIGDHSASIHQTAKDIISLKPNFVRIYPTMVIKDTHLEALYYQGEYTPFSFEETVAICKELLLQFQANHIPVIRLGLQNTEDISHGKTIVAGPYHPAFREIVEGEIYKDLIEEKLKSVYEDREAMLLVYCHPSIASKVAGFKQGNKKYFAAKYKISKMIIKHCLEMPKGEIRISLIFDRNL, via the coding sequence ATGTCTAAGAAGAATTATATTATACCTATTTTTATTCCTCATCAAGGTTGTCCCCATGATTGCAGTTTTTGTAATCAGAAGAAGATAGCTGGAGAAATTGAAGATGTTACAGAAAAAGAAGTTTATCAGCTTATTGACGATTATTTAAATCTATTCCCTAAAGACGCTGCAAACAAAGAGGTGGCTTTTTATGGAGGAAGTTTCACGGGAATTCCTATAAGAAAGCAGCTTGAATTATTGAAACCAGCTTTTAAAATGAAAAAAAAGGGTTGCATTCATGCTATAAGGGTTTCTACAAGACCTGACTATATTGATAAAGATAGGCTGGATTTGCTTAAAAGCTATGGTGTTTCTGCGATTGAACTAGGGGTTCAATCTACAGATGATGAGATTCTTGCACTAAACCGTAGAGGACATAAACGAGAAGATGTTTTTTATGCAGCAGAGCTAATTAAAGGTTATGGATTTAGATTGGGCCTTCAAATGATGGTGGGACTCATTGGAGATCATAGCGCTAGTATACATCAGACAGCGAAAGATATTATTTCACTAAAACCTAATTTTGTTAGAATCTATCCTACAATGGTTATCAAAGATACGCATTTAGAAGCCCTATACTATCAGGGAGAATATACGCCTTTTTCTTTTGAAGAAACAGTAGCTATATGCAAAGAACTTTTACTACAGTTTCAGGCAAATCATATACCAGTGATTCGATTAGGTCTTCAGAATACTGAAGATATTTCTCATGGAAAAACGATTGTAGCAGGACCTTATCATCCTGCTTTTAGAGAAATTGTTGAAGGGGAGATTTACAAGGACTTGATAGAAGAAAAGCTTAAAAGTGTTTATGAGGACAGAGAAGCCATGTTGCTGGTCTACTGTCATCCTAGTATCGCTTCTAAGGTAGCTGGCTTTAAACAGGGGAATAAAAAGTATTTCGCTGCTAAATATAAAATATCAAAAATGATAATTAAGCACTGTCTTGAGATGCCTAAAGGAGAAATAAGGATATCTTTGATATTTGATAGAAATCTATAA
- the smc gene encoding chromosome segregation protein SMC — protein MYLKRLEIYGFKSFANKIEMNFEEGVTAVVGPNGSGKSNISDAIKWVLGEQSVKSLRGSKMEDVIFSGTSSKKPLSIAEVSLTLDNSSQILPVAYEEVTITRRMYRSGESEYYLNKSSCRLKDIRELFMDTGIGKEGYSVIGQGKIDEILSSKSEDRRQLFEEAAGIVKYKHRKHEAQKKLDNTKDNLTRLTDILQELEKQLKPLENQSIQAEKFKRLKEALLKLEVNLFIKEIDKTDIELKHIHQQVEMIKKSLALKKSEKETYKAQLMEVQKQITSWEEEIQIYQSEFHHTQNEIGRKEGEINLNQEKLMHLDQNKGRLKGEIDDIHKATIKNTQELEMKLDILKKVDTDIQDMIGVLENKTLEYKNLSHLSALKEQDMEKSKSYIIDALNDIADKKSEENSFKTLINTMQQRIEQVDKDKMDYRRKREEGQQKFGGLQQNLKEVTGVLSHANKEVSKITAEKIDLENQKKQAYKELESIKNEVNHKKSKKSILEEMEKGHDGYNKSVKNALRACEKDLGLGKGIYGVVANLLKVSKGYEIAIETALGPAIQNIVTRNEEDAKRLIHYLKKYNLGRVTLLPLTSIQKKQINQEELSLLKQLSNVEVAIDKINFNDEFSQIFSSLLSRVLIVPNLDVGTEAAKILKYKFKIVTMDGDVMNVGGALTGGSSAFKGNSILGRKRELEELSGTIEMLKKQEVSIQTKYDSLAASIDILDKKLKVLYEEQQENKILQATLESKIQQAQEENRHIAGLMRQMERETEELIAAKGTTLEQYTKIHQEIRNMEEKISETKHTLEDHEKHLSCRKQQMEILTDEITKVKINLASMKEQKKSILQEIENLQTLISVNEVQSQEREKEIIKSNREYEALQQQLCENKNQLQQFNQNLEILQNKLEKLKNDKHGLLQVQNQRKELLGQIEEVIKDLNDSIYKLDMKCTRLEMQQQTFYNKLWEEYELTYSNAKEIREDIPEQLNITKEIKALKDQIKDLGPINLQSIEDYKNVKERYEFLGQQKDDLEKAREALVKVIIDMEETMKKQFFEEFNKIKKNFNEVFVKLFAGGKAELILQEEKDLLSCGIEIIAQPPGKKLQSLSLLSGGERALTAIALLFGILLVKPTPFCILDEIEAALDDANVSRFAKFLQELSQETQFVVVTHRKGTMENADALYGVTMEEEGISKIVSVKLKNEIKKEIAS, from the coding sequence TTGTACTTAAAAAGACTAGAAATTTATGGGTTTAAATCCTTTGCAAATAAAATAGAGATGAATTTTGAAGAAGGAGTTACTGCTGTGGTAGGGCCTAATGGTAGTGGAAAAAGTAACATTTCTGATGCTATAAAATGGGTTTTGGGGGAACAAAGCGTTAAATCCTTAAGAGGTAGTAAGATGGAGGATGTTATTTTTTCAGGTACCAGTAGCAAAAAGCCTTTAAGTATAGCGGAAGTTTCTTTAACCCTGGATAATAGTTCTCAAATTTTACCTGTAGCTTATGAAGAAGTAACCATTACTAGAAGAATGTATCGCTCTGGAGAAAGTGAGTATTATTTAAACAAATCCTCCTGTAGATTAAAAGATATTAGAGAATTATTTATGGATACCGGCATAGGAAAAGAGGGATACTCCGTTATTGGCCAAGGAAAAATTGATGAGATATTAAGTAGCAAATCAGAAGATCGAAGACAATTATTTGAAGAGGCGGCGGGAATCGTCAAGTATAAACATAGAAAACATGAAGCACAAAAAAAATTAGATAATACAAAGGATAATCTGACAAGACTTACAGATATACTGCAAGAACTGGAAAAACAATTAAAGCCTTTAGAAAACCAAAGTATACAAGCTGAAAAGTTTAAGAGGCTTAAAGAAGCGCTATTAAAATTAGAAGTAAATTTATTTATAAAGGAAATCGATAAAACTGATATAGAATTGAAACATATTCATCAACAAGTGGAGATGATTAAGAAGTCCTTAGCCCTTAAAAAGAGTGAAAAAGAAACATATAAGGCACAGTTAATGGAAGTGCAGAAGCAAATAACCTCATGGGAAGAAGAAATACAAATCTATCAAAGTGAGTTTCACCATACGCAGAATGAAATCGGTAGAAAGGAGGGGGAGATCAACTTAAATCAAGAGAAATTGATGCACTTAGATCAAAATAAGGGGCGATTAAAAGGAGAAATTGACGATATTCATAAGGCTACCATCAAAAATACGCAGGAGCTAGAGATGAAGCTTGATATATTAAAAAAAGTCGATACAGATATACAAGATATGATTGGTGTCTTAGAGAATAAGACTTTAGAATATAAAAACTTATCCCATTTGAGCGCATTAAAGGAACAGGATATGGAAAAATCAAAATCCTACATTATTGATGCTTTAAACGATATTGCGGATAAAAAGAGCGAAGAAAATAGTTTTAAAACCTTAATAAATACAATGCAGCAACGGATAGAACAGGTTGATAAAGATAAGATGGATTATAGAAGAAAGAGGGAAGAGGGTCAACAAAAGTTCGGAGGGTTACAACAAAACTTAAAAGAAGTAACTGGTGTTTTAAGTCATGCGAATAAAGAAGTAAGTAAAATAACTGCTGAGAAAATCGATCTTGAAAATCAAAAAAAACAAGCATACAAGGAACTGGAATCCATAAAAAATGAAGTTAACCATAAGAAATCCAAGAAAAGTATTCTTGAAGAAATGGAAAAAGGCCATGACGGCTATAATAAAAGTGTCAAAAATGCTTTACGGGCTTGTGAAAAGGATTTGGGGCTGGGGAAAGGTATTTACGGTGTTGTAGCTAATTTGCTTAAGGTGTCAAAAGGTTATGAGATTGCTATTGAAACGGCTTTGGGTCCAGCAATACAAAATATTGTTACCAGAAATGAAGAAGATGCTAAGCGGTTAATTCACTATTTGAAAAAATATAACTTAGGAAGAGTTACACTTCTACCACTAACTTCTATACAAAAAAAACAGATAAATCAAGAGGAATTAAGCCTTCTAAAGCAACTTTCTAATGTGGAAGTCGCCATAGATAAAATAAACTTTAATGATGAATTTAGTCAGATTTTTTCTAGTTTATTATCTAGGGTGTTGATTGTTCCGAATTTGGACGTAGGTACAGAAGCTGCCAAGATACTAAAATATAAATTTAAAATTGTAACAATGGACGGAGATGTGATGAATGTAGGCGGAGCATTAACGGGGGGAAGTTCAGCCTTCAAAGGAAATAGCATCTTGGGTAGAAAAAGAGAGTTAGAGGAGTTAAGTGGGACAATCGAAATGCTAAAAAAACAAGAAGTAAGTATTCAAACAAAGTATGATAGCCTAGCAGCATCGATAGATATTCTAGATAAAAAATTAAAAGTTTTGTATGAAGAGCAACAAGAAAATAAAATACTGCAAGCAACACTGGAAAGCAAAATACAACAGGCACAAGAAGAAAACAGGCATATTGCTGGTCTAATGAGACAAATGGAAAGGGAAACAGAAGAGCTTATAGCAGCTAAAGGGACTACCTTAGAACAATACACGAAAATACATCAAGAGATCCGAAATATGGAGGAGAAGATTTCTGAAACAAAACATACGTTGGAGGACCATGAAAAACACCTTTCATGTAGAAAACAACAAATGGAAATATTGACGGATGAGATTACCAAAGTTAAAATTAATCTGGCCTCTATGAAGGAGCAAAAAAAATCAATTTTACAGGAAATCGAGAATTTACAAACCCTGATTAGCGTTAATGAAGTTCAATCGCAGGAAAGAGAAAAAGAAATTATTAAGAGCAATAGAGAATATGAAGCGTTACAGCAGCAGCTTTGTGAAAATAAAAATCAATTACAACAATTCAACCAAAACTTAGAGATCCTACAGAATAAATTAGAAAAGCTAAAAAATGATAAACATGGCCTTTTACAGGTGCAAAACCAGAGGAAAGAACTGTTAGGTCAAATTGAAGAAGTAATAAAGGATTTAAATGACAGTATCTATAAACTGGATATGAAGTGTACTAGATTAGAAATGCAACAACAAACCTTCTATAATAAGTTATGGGAAGAATACGAGCTGACCTATAGCAATGCCAAGGAAATAAGAGAAGATATCCCAGAACAACTGAATATCACGAAAGAAATTAAAGCTTTAAAGGATCAAATAAAAGATTTAGGGCCCATCAATCTTCAGTCTATTGAAGATTATAAAAATGTAAAAGAGAGGTACGAATTTTTAGGACAGCAAAAAGATGATTTAGAAAAAGCAAGAGAAGCTTTAGTAAAAGTTATTATAGATATGGAAGAAACCATGAAAAAGCAATTTTTTGAGGAGTTTAACAAAATTAAGAAGAACTTTAATGAGGTATTTGTAAAACTCTTTGCTGGGGGTAAGGCAGAGCTGATTTTACAAGAGGAGAAGGACTTATTGAGCTGTGGCATTGAAATCATTGCTCAGCCTCCTGGGAAAAAGCTGCAAAGCTTATCGTTGTTATCTGGGGGAGAGCGGGCTTTGACAGCTATAGCACTGTTGTTTGGTATATTATTGGTGAAACCTACTCCATTTTGTATTTTAGATGAAATAGAAGCAGCACTGGATGATGCCAATGTCAGTAGGTTTGCAAAGTTTCTACAGGAACTTTCCCAAGAGACACAATTTGTTGTTGTAACCCATAGGAAGGGCACTATGGAAAATGCAGATGCGCTATATGGGGTTACTATGGAGGAAGAAGGTATATCTAAGATTGTTTCTGTAAAATTGAAGAATGAAATAAAAAAAGAAATAGCTAGTTAG
- the rplS gene encoding 50S ribosomal protein L19 gives MDLIRAIEKEQLKSEVVDFNTGDTVKVHVRIKEGNRERIQVFEGIVIKKQGGSVAETFTVRRISYGVGVERTFPLHSPKIEKIEVMKHGKVRRAKLFYLRDRIGKAAFKIKEKKKY, from the coding sequence ATGGATTTAATCAGAGCAATTGAAAAAGAGCAATTAAAAAGCGAAGTAGTAGATTTTAATACTGGTGATACAGTAAAAGTACATGTGAGAATTAAAGAGGGTAACAGAGAAAGAATCCAGGTTTTTGAAGGAATTGTTATCAAAAAACAAGGTGGAAGCGTTGCAGAAACCTTTACTGTAAGAAGAATTTCTTATGGTGTTGGTGTAGAAAGGACTTTCCCATTACACTCTCCTAAGATTGAAAAGATTGAAGTAATGAAGCATGGTAAAGTAAGAAGAGCTAAGCTATTCTACTTAAGAGACAGAATTGGTAAAGCTGCCTTTAAGATTAAAGAAAAGAAAAAGTACTAG
- the ylqF gene encoding ribosome biogenesis GTPase YlqF, whose product MNINWYPGHMKKTRELLKEQLKLVDVVFELLDARIPLSSKNPMIDEIIGNKPKVVVLNKSDLANDNITRQWIDFYKAQGLKAIPMNTIEGKGLREVTIEAENAVKEKMEALKQKGRRSRAIRIMIVGIPNVGKSSIINRLAGKKSAKTGDRPGVTKGKQWIRLRGNMELLDTPGILWPKFEDEEVALNLAFTGAIKDEIMDTETLALKLIESLWRKEKEKVVERYKVEEELELPIEVMDRIAKNRGCIIGGGGINYTRTANMVLDEFRAGKIGKISLETPV is encoded by the coding sequence ATGAATATTAATTGGTATCCTGGTCATATGAAGAAGACTAGGGAACTGTTGAAAGAACAGTTAAAACTAGTAGATGTGGTGTTTGAATTATTAGATGCAAGAATCCCTTTGAGTAGTAAAAATCCTATGATAGATGAAATCATCGGGAATAAACCTAAAGTGGTTGTTTTGAATAAATCTGATCTAGCGAATGATAACATTACAAGACAATGGATAGACTTTTATAAGGCCCAGGGTTTAAAAGCGATTCCCATGAATACTATTGAGGGAAAGGGATTAAGAGAAGTTACGATAGAAGCTGAAAATGCTGTGAAGGAAAAAATGGAGGCTTTGAAACAAAAGGGACGTAGAAGCAGAGCGATACGGATTATGATTGTAGGGATTCCTAATGTAGGAAAATCTTCTATTATTAATAGATTAGCAGGGAAAAAAAGTGCTAAAACCGGTGATCGGCCAGGCGTTACCAAAGGTAAGCAATGGATTCGATTAAGGGGAAATATGGAGCTCTTGGATACGCCAGGAATCCTATGGCCTAAATTTGAAGATGAGGAAGTTGCATTAAACTTAGCTTTTACAGGAGCCATTAAAGATGAAATCATGGATACGGAAACCTTGGCTTTGAAACTCATAGAAAGTTTATGGAGGAAGGAAAAAGAAAAGGTGGTAGAGAGATACAAGGTAGAAGAAGAGCTGGAGTTACCTATAGAGGTAATGGATAGGATCGCAAAAAATCGTGGATGCATAATCGGTGGTGGAGGAATAAATTAT
- the ffh gene encoding signal recognition particle protein produces the protein MVFEGLAEKLQNTLKKLKGKGKLTEKDVAEAMREVKLALLEADVNFKVVKDFVQKVKERAVGAEVLESLTPGQQIIKIVNEELTELMGQTQSKLTFASKPPTVIMLVGLQGAGKTTTCGKLAGLLKKQGKRPLLIAGDIYRPAAIKQLQVVGGQVEVPVFTMGDKMSPVDIAKAGFEHGVNHGNDVIIIDTAGRLHINEELMEELQNVKSTIKPHEILLVVDSMTGQDAVNVAEEFNGKLGIDGVVLTKLDGDTRGGAALSVRSVTHKPIKFVGLGEKLEDLEPFYPDRMASRILGMGDVLSLIEKAQASFDAEKAKDLHNKIKTQQFTFEDFLEQLQQMKNMGPLSQILEMIPGVGGKQLKNLEVDEKELLHIQAIIQSMTREERLNPSMINGSRRKRIALGSGTTVQQVNRLMKQFEQTRKMMKQFTDMEKSAKKGGKFKFPFFGK, from the coding sequence ATGGTTTTTGAAGGATTAGCGGAGAAGCTTCAAAATACCCTAAAAAAGTTAAAGGGTAAAGGAAAGTTGACAGAAAAAGATGTAGCTGAGGCGATGAGGGAAGTGAAACTAGCTCTTTTAGAGGCCGATGTAAATTTTAAGGTTGTTAAAGATTTTGTGCAAAAGGTGAAGGAAAGGGCTGTAGGCGCAGAAGTGCTGGAAAGTCTTACACCGGGGCAACAGATTATAAAAATTGTTAATGAAGAGCTAACAGAGCTTATGGGGCAAACCCAAAGCAAACTTACCTTTGCTTCTAAGCCGCCAACGGTGATTATGTTAGTGGGGCTACAGGGGGCAGGTAAAACGACTACCTGTGGTAAGTTAGCAGGACTGTTAAAAAAGCAAGGAAAAAGACCTTTGTTGATAGCTGGGGATATTTACAGACCAGCTGCTATTAAGCAGTTGCAGGTAGTTGGGGGTCAAGTAGAGGTTCCAGTATTTACAATGGGAGACAAAATGAGTCCTGTAGATATTGCAAAGGCAGGGTTTGAACATGGTGTTAATCATGGTAATGATGTTATTATTATTGATACCGCCGGCAGACTTCATATTAATGAAGAACTGATGGAAGAATTGCAGAATGTAAAATCTACGATTAAGCCTCACGAGATATTATTAGTAGTAGATTCCATGACAGGACAGGATGCTGTAAATGTTGCAGAAGAGTTTAATGGTAAATTAGGTATAGATGGTGTGGTTTTAACAAAACTTGATGGAGATACTAGAGGTGGAGCTGCCCTATCTGTTAGGTCGGTTACCCATAAGCCCATAAAGTTTGTTGGGTTAGGGGAAAAACTTGAAGATCTAGAACCTTTTTATCCTGATAGAATGGCTTCTAGGATATTAGGTATGGGGGATGTTTTAAGCCTTATAGAAAAAGCGCAGGCTTCCTTTGATGCAGAAAAAGCAAAGGATCTGCATAACAAAATAAAAACCCAACAATTTACCTTTGAAGATTTTTTAGAACAATTACAGCAAATGAAAAACATGGGACCTCTTAGTCAAATTTTAGAAATGATTCCGGGGGTTGGGGGTAAACAGCTTAAAAACCTTGAAGTTGATGAGAAAGAACTACTTCATATACAAGCGATCATCCAGTCTATGACAAGAGAAGAAAGACTGAACCCATCCATGATTAATGGTAGTAGAAGAAAAAGGATTGCTCTTGGTAGTGGTACTACAGTACAGCAGGTAAACCGCTTAATGAAGCAGTTTGAACAAACAAGAAAGATGATGAAGCAGTTTACTGATATGGAAAAGTCTGCAAAAAAAGGTGGGAAATTTAAATTTCCTTTCTTTGGAAAATAA
- a CDS encoding KH domain-containing protein — protein sequence MGQLVEIIAKALVDHPEEVTVTEVEGNQSIIVELKVAPEDMGKVIGKQGRIAKAIRTVVKAAATKENKRVIVEII from the coding sequence ATGGGTCAATTAGTGGAGATAATTGCTAAGGCACTAGTAGATCATCCAGAAGAAGTTACTGTTACAGAGGTTGAAGGCAACCAATCAATTATAGTAGAACTAAAAGTAGCCCCAGAAGATATGGGAAAAGTCATTGGTAAGCAGGGAAGAATTGCTAAAGCTATAAGAACAGTAGTTAAGGCTGCTGCTACCAAAGAAAACAAAAGAGTTATTGTAGAAATTATTTAA
- the ylxM gene encoding YlxM family DNA-binding protein — MIEKKVEISMLYDFYSQLLTEKQRDMIDLYYNQDLSLGEIAEDLHVSRQAVYDTIKRTEKILYDYEKKLKLFHLFHSKMINIEKIQEKVFALENKINEGASIEELKKEINAMKLVFDELLNN; from the coding sequence GTGATAGAAAAAAAAGTAGAAATATCTATGCTTTATGATTTTTACAGTCAACTTCTTACAGAAAAACAAAGAGATATGATTGACCTATATTATAATCAGGATTTATCTTTGGGAGAGATAGCAGAAGATCTTCATGTGTCAAGGCAGGCGGTCTATGATACCATTAAAAGAACAGAAAAAATCTTGTATGATTATGAAAAAAAATTAAAACTCTTTCATTTGTTTCATTCTAAAATGATCAATATAGAAAAAATTCAGGAAAAAGTATTTGCCTTAGAAAACAAAATTAATGAAGGCGCATCGATAGAAGAACTAAAAAAAGAAATAAATGCTATGAAGTTGGTATTTGATGAGTTATTAAATAATTGA
- the rimM gene encoding ribosome maturation factor RimM (Essential for efficient processing of 16S rRNA) → MKYLKVGKILNTHGLKGEMKIFSLTDYDERFEELEWVYIEGYEERFYINKVKYRPKDILLSFKDYGDINLVEKFKGRYLLIDESQKRDLPEDTYYIADIIGLAVYTLQDEYLGKVVQVLQAGSNEVYIIKDDKGKEIMIPAVKEFMPEISLEKGKIIVRPIEGMIE, encoded by the coding sequence ATGAAATATCTAAAAGTTGGTAAAATATTAAATACCCATGGACTAAAGGGTGAAATGAAAATATTTTCTTTAACAGATTATGATGAACGATTTGAAGAGCTAGAGTGGGTGTACATAGAAGGTTATGAAGAAAGATTTTATATCAACAAAGTAAAATACCGCCCCAAAGATATCCTATTATCATTCAAAGACTATGGGGATATTAATTTAGTAGAAAAGTTCAAAGGAAGATATTTGCTTATTGATGAAAGTCAGAAGAGGGACTTGCCAGAGGATACCTACTATATTGCAGATATTATTGGACTGGCGGTTTATACCCTGCAGGATGAATATTTGGGGAAGGTAGTCCAAGTGCTACAAGCGGGCTCTAATGAAGTTTACATCATTAAAGATGATAAAGGAAAAGAAATCATGATTCCGGCTGTAAAGGAATTTATGCCAGAAATCTCTTTAGAAAAAGGTAAAATTATTGTTCGTCCAATTGAGGGAATGATAGAATGA
- the rpsP gene encoding 30S ribosomal protein S16: MAVKIRLKRMGAKKKPFYRIVVADARAPRDGRFIEEIGYYNPVSQPKELRIDNEKATKWLNDGAQPTDTVKDLFKKNGIIE; this comes from the coding sequence ATGGCAGTTAAAATTAGACTTAAGAGAATGGGCGCTAAGAAAAAGCCTTTTTACAGAATAGTAGTTGCTGATGCTAGAGCTCCTAGGGATGGTAGATTTATTGAAGAAATCGGATACTATAATCCAGTTTCTCAACCAAAGGAACTTAGAATAGATAATGAAAAAGCAACAAAGTGGTTAAATGATGGTGCACAACCAACTGATACTGTGAAGGACTTATTCAAAAAGAATGGGATTATTGAATAA